One stretch of Roseimicrobium sp. ORNL1 DNA includes these proteins:
- a CDS encoding glycine zipper domain-containing protein has translation MKNVKRLTLALLTTLSISSMSCTSGPNAQTGTVLGALGGAGLGGIIGHQSGRGLEGAAIGAGLGALGGNLIGGAQDQRNYYNSQGYYGGQGNGYYRNYGPPPPPPPRGGYYY, from the coding sequence ATGAAAAACGTTAAGCGACTCACCCTCGCTCTACTCACAACCCTTTCCATCAGTTCCATGTCGTGCACCAGCGGCCCGAATGCCCAAACGGGCACGGTGCTTGGCGCGCTTGGTGGTGCCGGCCTCGGCGGCATCATCGGCCATCAGAGTGGTCGCGGCCTGGAAGGCGCAGCCATCGGTGCCGGTCTCGGCGCTCTCGGCGGCAACCTGATTGGCGGTGCACAGGACCAGCGGAACTACTACAACAGCCAGGGCTACTACGGCGGCCAGGGCAACGGCTACTACCGCAACTACGGTCCCCCGCCCCCTCCTCCCCCCCGCGGCGGCTACTACTATTGA
- a CDS encoding DMT family transporter encodes MPVFSLRAFLISLVTLHTRSLLALIAGAIGIGFAPIFVRFSEVGPSATAFWRIALALPMMGLWAATSSAGRFTRLGAKDWSVLALVGACFAADLAIWHWSIKYTTVANATLEANLASIFVVLMGWLFFGTKVSRKFLGAMVVALAGTALLVGKNAYITPDTLKGDALGVLSGVFYAGYILSVKAARDRGLSTVTIMILSGVLTATLLLPTAGLSSEAIVPMSLKGWLVVAGLALVSQFGGQTLITYALARLSAAPASLGLLIQPATAAIAAWVILGEALAPAQLAGGVILLIGLWMARREG; translated from the coding sequence GTGCCTGTCTTCTCGCTTCGTGCCTTCCTCATTTCCCTCGTGACCTTGCATACGCGCAGCCTCCTTGCCCTCATTGCCGGAGCCATCGGCATTGGCTTTGCTCCCATCTTTGTGAGGTTCAGTGAGGTCGGTCCGAGCGCCACCGCCTTCTGGCGGATCGCGTTGGCCCTGCCCATGATGGGACTGTGGGCTGCGACGTCGTCGGCTGGGAGATTCACCCGGCTGGGCGCCAAGGACTGGTCCGTGCTGGCACTGGTCGGTGCGTGCTTCGCCGCCGACCTCGCCATCTGGCATTGGTCCATCAAGTACACCACCGTGGCGAACGCGACCTTGGAGGCGAACCTGGCCTCCATTTTCGTCGTGCTCATGGGCTGGCTTTTTTTCGGGACCAAGGTCAGCCGGAAGTTCTTGGGCGCCATGGTTGTGGCCTTGGCTGGCACTGCGCTGCTGGTGGGCAAGAATGCCTACATCACGCCGGACACACTAAAGGGCGATGCCTTGGGAGTGCTTTCGGGCGTGTTCTATGCTGGTTACATCTTGAGCGTGAAAGCAGCCCGGGACCGCGGCCTGAGCACGGTCACCATCATGATCCTGAGCGGCGTGCTGACGGCCACCTTGCTTCTGCCAACGGCCGGGCTTTCGAGTGAGGCCATTGTGCCCATGAGCTTGAAAGGGTGGCTCGTCGTGGCTGGCTTGGCGTTGGTGTCCCAGTTTGGCGGGCAGACGCTGATCACCTACGCTCTGGCCAGGTTATCCGCCGCACCTGCATCCTTGGGTCTGCTGATCCAGCCCGCGACTGCCGCGATTGCCGCATGGGTGATCTTGGGAGAAGCCCTCGCGCCCGCCCAGTTGGCGGGCGGGGTAATTCTGCTCATCGGCCTGTGGATGGCGAGGCGGGAGGGGTAG
- a CDS encoding DNA gyrase/topoisomerase IV subunit A, giving the protein MAPASPDSSSSPAPEQHTKHVDELYGDWFLDYASYVILERAVPHINDGFKPVQRRIMHSLRELEDGRYNKVANVVGNTMKYHPHGDASIGDAMTQIGQKELLIDTQGNWGNILTGDGAAAPRYIEARLSKFALDVVYSPKVTTWAQSYDGRNKEPVTLPVKFPLLLASGVEGIAVGLSCRILPHNFVELCDASIKALRNEVFVLYPDFPQGGIMDASDYNDGQRGGRIRVRAKIEIVPKRNMVRIVQIPFGTTATSIQESIVAANEKGKIKVQKVEDNTAEFVEILVHLPSGTDPEQAIQALYAFTDCEVSIAVNAVVIQDDKPRFISVTELLSDSAEHTKQILKEELEVELNELEEKWHFSSLEKIFIEKRIYRDIEEATSWDAVIGAIWKGLKPYLRLLKREVTEEDINRLTEIRIKRISKFNSFEADEAIVALEREIEQTQKHLKQLTRYAISHFERLKKDYGKVRERRTQIMGFERVAASDVAIANETLYLDSKEGFAGYGLKKEGEAIGKCSALDEVLFITREGSMSVVKAAPKFHVGKNPCHVAVFKRDEQAVYSMIYRDGKAGKVYAKRFRVGGITRDKEYHLTSEEAGTRVLYFARHETEEESNSQRLLIKLKHELRMRVDEFPYPFADLAIKGRESKGNIVTEKSVEKIIHDRSEKQS; this is encoded by the coding sequence GTGGCCCCCGCTTCCCCCGATTCCTCCTCATCTCCCGCACCCGAGCAGCACACCAAGCACGTGGATGAACTCTATGGCGACTGGTTCCTGGACTACGCCAGCTACGTGATCCTCGAGCGCGCCGTGCCGCACATCAACGATGGCTTCAAGCCGGTGCAGCGGCGTATCATGCACTCGCTCCGCGAGCTGGAAGACGGCCGGTATAACAAGGTGGCCAACGTGGTGGGCAACACCATGAAGTACCACCCGCACGGGGACGCTTCGATTGGCGATGCCATGACCCAGATTGGGCAGAAGGAACTCCTCATCGACACGCAGGGGAACTGGGGAAACATCCTCACCGGCGACGGCGCGGCTGCCCCACGATATATTGAGGCTCGTCTGAGCAAGTTCGCACTGGATGTGGTGTACAGCCCGAAGGTCACCACTTGGGCCCAGAGCTACGATGGTCGAAACAAGGAGCCCGTCACCCTGCCGGTAAAGTTCCCGCTGCTGCTCGCCTCGGGTGTGGAGGGCATCGCCGTGGGTCTTTCCTGCCGCATCCTGCCACACAACTTCGTCGAGCTCTGTGATGCTTCCATCAAGGCACTGCGGAATGAAGTCTTCGTGCTGTACCCCGACTTCCCGCAGGGCGGCATCATGGATGCCAGTGACTACAACGACGGCCAGCGCGGCGGCCGCATCCGCGTGCGGGCGAAGATCGAGATTGTGCCGAAGCGGAATATGGTCCGCATCGTCCAGATTCCTTTCGGCACCACGGCGACCAGCATTCAGGAGTCGATTGTGGCGGCGAATGAGAAGGGCAAGATCAAGGTCCAGAAGGTGGAGGACAACACGGCTGAGTTTGTGGAGATCCTCGTGCACCTGCCCAGCGGCACGGATCCCGAGCAGGCCATCCAGGCGCTGTATGCCTTCACCGACTGTGAGGTCAGCATCGCGGTAAACGCCGTCGTCATTCAGGATGACAAGCCCCGCTTCATCAGCGTCACCGAACTCCTGAGCGACAGCGCCGAGCACACCAAGCAGATTCTCAAGGAAGAACTCGAGGTGGAACTCAACGAACTCGAGGAGAAGTGGCACTTCTCATCCCTGGAGAAGATCTTCATCGAGAAGCGCATCTACCGCGACATCGAAGAAGCCACGAGCTGGGATGCCGTCATCGGCGCCATTTGGAAGGGGCTCAAACCTTACCTCCGCCTGCTCAAACGCGAGGTGACCGAGGAGGACATCAACCGCCTCACTGAGATCCGCATCAAGCGCATCTCCAAGTTCAACTCCTTCGAGGCGGACGAGGCCATCGTCGCCCTGGAGCGGGAAATTGAGCAGACCCAGAAGCATCTCAAGCAGCTCACGCGGTACGCCATCTCTCACTTCGAGCGCCTGAAGAAGGACTACGGCAAGGTCCGGGAACGCCGCACCCAAATCATGGGCTTCGAGCGCGTGGCCGCCTCAGATGTGGCGATCGCTAACGAGACCCTGTACCTCGACTCCAAGGAAGGCTTCGCTGGCTACGGCCTGAAGAAGGAAGGGGAGGCCATCGGCAAATGCTCTGCGTTGGATGAGGTCCTTTTCATCACCCGCGAGGGAAGCATGAGCGTGGTGAAGGCCGCGCCGAAGTTCCACGTGGGCAAGAACCCCTGCCATGTCGCCGTGTTCAAGCGCGACGAGCAGGCGGTCTACTCCATGATCTACCGCGACGGCAAGGCGGGGAAAGTGTATGCCAAGCGATTCCGCGTCGGAGGCATCACCCGGGACAAGGAGTATCACCTCACCTCCGAGGAAGCCGGTACCCGCGTGCTTTACTTCGCCCGGCATGAGACCGAGGAGGAGAGTAACTCGCAGAGGTTGCTCATCAAACTCAAGCATGAACTGCGCATGCGGGTGGATGAATTCCCATATCCCTTCGCGGATCTGGCGATCAAGGGTCGCGAGAGCAAGGGCAACATCGTCACTGAGAAGTCGGTGGAGAAGATCATTCACGACAGAAGTGAGAAGCAATCCTGA